The proteins below are encoded in one region of Bosea sp. BIWAKO-01:
- a CDS encoding DUF1127 domain-containing protein, which yields MLILTFVPKSLSFVATGVTRVVAGGYVGVKALTRALIHRREVLRLSELDERGLKDIGLVRSDIDGALTVSWLKDPSAALAARSSARAGVASLRREEGVRQAQVKIAVAKPLTPRPVTAGSHSTVACSA from the coding sequence ATGCTGATCCTGACATTCGTTCCGAAGTCGCTCTCGTTCGTCGCCACCGGCGTCACGCGTGTTGTCGCCGGTGGTTATGTTGGCGTGAAAGCCCTGACGCGCGCTTTGATTCACCGCCGCGAGGTGTTGAGGCTCTCCGAGCTCGACGAGCGCGGGCTCAAGGATATCGGTCTCGTCCGCTCCGATATCGACGGCGCACTGACCGTATCCTGGCTCAAGGACCCTTCGGCGGCACTCGCGGCCCGCTCCAGCGCGCGGGCCGGCGTCGCCTCTCTCCGGCGCGAAGAGGGTGTTCGACAGGCTCAGGTGAAGATTGCTGTCGCCAAGCCTCTCACGCCGCGCCCGGTCACGGCCGGTTCGCATTCGACGGTTGCGTGCAGCGCCTGA
- a CDS encoding LysR substrate-binding domain-containing protein produces MAHVLDADQLKTFVAIADTGSFTRAAEIVYKTQSAVSMQMKRLEERVGRPLFGRDGRHAKLTEDGERLLDYARRIVRLNLECVASFADADLKGRIRLGVPDDYADRYLPEILARFAHSNPRAEVTVVCEPTPMLAERIGTGDIDLAIITHVEGRGQGEIIRIEPLLWVTSARHTVHEEDPLPLALGRPTCNWRQAAVEALEKKGRRFRVLYASWNSTAVGAAVVAGLAVSVLPESAIRPGMRILGPSEGYATLPSCKIGLLRTRFDPSVLSNALAEHIIQSLDNLASFKTAAE; encoded by the coding sequence ATGGCGCATGTTCTCGACGCCGACCAGCTCAAGACCTTTGTCGCCATTGCCGATACGGGCTCGTTCACCCGCGCGGCGGAGATCGTCTACAAGACGCAATCCGCCGTCTCGATGCAGATGAAGCGCCTTGAGGAACGGGTCGGGCGCCCGCTCTTCGGCCGCGACGGACGCCACGCCAAGCTGACGGAAGATGGTGAGCGCCTGCTGGATTACGCGCGCCGCATCGTGCGCCTCAATCTCGAATGCGTGGCGAGCTTCGCCGATGCAGACCTCAAGGGGCGCATCCGCCTCGGCGTCCCCGACGACTATGCCGACCGCTATCTACCCGAGATCCTGGCTCGCTTTGCACATTCCAACCCGCGCGCTGAGGTGACGGTCGTTTGCGAGCCGACACCGATGCTGGCCGAACGCATCGGCACCGGTGATATCGACCTTGCCATCATCACCCATGTCGAAGGCCGCGGTCAGGGCGAGATCATCCGGATCGAGCCCCTGCTCTGGGTCACTTCTGCGCGCCATACCGTCCATGAGGAGGACCCGCTCCCGCTCGCACTCGGCCGCCCAACCTGCAATTGGCGCCAGGCTGCTGTCGAAGCGCTGGAGAAGAAGGGGCGGCGCTTCCGCGTGCTCTATGCGAGCTGGAACTCGACTGCGGTCGGTGCAGCCGTAGTCGCCGGCCTCGCCGTCTCGGTGCTGCCGGAGAGCGCGATCAGGCCCGGCATGCGCATTCTCGGCCCTAGCGAGGGCTATGCAACCCTGCCGTCTTGCAAGATCGGGCTGTTGCGCACGCGCTTCGACCCCTCGGTGCTCTCGAATGCCCTTGCGGAGCACATCATCCAGAGCCTCGACAACCTCGCGAGCTTCAAGACCGCGGCGGAGTAG
- a CDS encoding Flp family type IVb pilin — MERLLTLLLGFARDNRGATAIEYGLIAAGISMSVIIGGQEIGRFIRGVFEAAQAGLNP; from the coding sequence ATGGAACGATTGCTCACCCTTCTTCTCGGCTTTGCCCGCGACAACCGCGGCGCAACTGCCATCGAATATGGGCTGATCGCCGCCGGGATATCGATGTCCGTGATCATCGGCGGGCAGGAGATCGGCCGGTTTATACGCGGCGTATTCGAAGCGGCACAGGCCGGGCTCAATCCCTGA